The genomic DNA TGCTGCCGGAGCCGGCTTCTGCCGCCGTGGGCCGTGGTCTGGCGGATCTGGGCGTGACCTTCCACTTTGGTCCCCTGGCCCAGGCGGTGAACCACCACAGTGACAATAACCAGCTGGTCACCGTGCTGTCCGACGGCACCCGCATCGAATCCGACGTGGTGCTGTCCGCCATCGGTCTGCGCCCGCGCATTGCCCTGGCCAAGGAAGCCGGCCTGGCCACCAATCGTGGCATCATCACCGACAAGACCCTGCAGACCAGTGCCGACGACATCTACGCCCTGGGCGACTGCGCCGAGGTACAGGGCCATGTGCTGCCCTATGTACTGCCGCTGATGGCCTCCGCCCGTGCCCTGGCCAAGACCCTGGCCGGCGACACCACCGCGGTGAGCTACGGCGTGATGCCGGTCACCATCAAGACCCCGGCCTGCCCGGTGGTGGTGTGCCCGCCCGCGGATCCGGAAAACGGCGAATGGGAAATCCAGGAAGACGGCAACAACGTCCAGGCCCTGTTCCGTGGCAAGGACGGCAGCCTGCAGGGCTACGCCCTCACCGGCGACGCGGTGAAAGAGAAAATGAAGCTGAACAAGGAACTGCCGCCGTTAATGCCGTAACAGCCACAAGCTTCGAGCTGCAAGCTACAAGGCGCGGGCTGAATGGGTAGCGAACAAATCCTCTTTCCCCGCGCTACACTATGGGCGCGGCGATAGCGGTCATCGGTTTGCATGGCATGTCTTCGTGTTGCAGCTTGTAGCTTGAGGCTTGAAGCTCGCCCCTGACAGAAAAGGAACGTCCATGAAATTTGCACTGGTTCTGCTGGTCCTCGGCTGGCGTCTGCGCTGGCTGGCCTGGCGTAATGCGGGTTTTCGCAAGCAGCTGGAAAACCGCAATGTGGTGATGCAGTGGCGTACCTTTAACGGCAAGCCGGCGCGCAGCTTTCATTTCACCCCGGGCAAGGTGGTATCCAAAGGCGGCCTGCACGATCAGCCCACCGTCACCCTGAACTTCAAGGATGCCAGCTACGCCTTCCGCACCCTGCAGGTGGCTGGCAAGAATCAGATGGCGTTCATGGAAGGCATGCAGGCCGGCGATATCAAGATCGAAGGTGATCCCGGCCAGCTGATGTGGTTCATGACCCTGATGAAATTCATCATGCCGGGAAAGAAAAAGAAGTAAACGGCTCTGCCTTCCACACAATGCCCCACCTCCGGGGCATTGTTGTGTCTGCTCCCCGCAATGGAAAACGGCGAATTTGCCATTTCTTGCCTACCGCTTGTGCCCCATTTTAACCATATGTCCCCGCAGTCCCCGTTTTGCTGGGTGTGCCCGGCAGCGAAGCGTAATATCAATTAGTGAGGGGAGAAGTCCAAAGCGGACTTGTGCAATGTCTCTGATTGCCAACAGGATTTGATGTCGTCCGCTTTTCCCTATGCCAAGGATAGGGGGGAAATGACTCATGCAAGCCGCACTGAAAACGTTGCTTGAGCAGATGCGTATCACCGAGCTGGAGGTGGATTACCGCAAGCAACTGCTGGATTTTACCAACAGGGATATCGAGGTGCTGGTGGGCTGCAGGCCGTTGATCAGCGCTCATATTGACCATATCGTTGATGACTTCTACCGGATTCAGACCAGCAACCCGGATATTGCCAATCTGATTGGCGACGCCGACACCCTGGAGCGCCTGCAATGTGCCCAGCGTCGCTACATCATGGATCTTTTCTCCGGGGTCTATGGCATGGAGTACATCAACAACCGCTTGCGCATAGGACTGGTCCACAAGCGCATCGGTGTGGAGCCCAAGCTGTATTTGTCCGCCGTGCACTTGCTGCGCTCTCTGCTGCTGGATTGCATCGACCGTGAAGGCAAGGAAGAAGGGGCCACGCCGGAAGTGATCCGGTCGCTGGACAAGCTGATCTATTTCGATGTCACCCTGGTCTTCGAGACCTATATCCAGAGCATGCTGGCGGAGATCGAGGCAGCCAGAAATCGTACCGAAGAATATGCCCGCAGCCTGGAAGACACGGTGGCCAGGCGCAATGGGGAATTACGGACGGACTCTCTGACCGGGTTGACTTCCCGGCGCTATCTTCACGAAGAACTGTACCGAACCTTGCAGTCAGCCCAGCGCCGCAGTGAACCGGTATCGATGGTGTTCGTGGATGTGGACAATTTCAAGAAGATCAACGACCGCAAAGGCCACGCCCATGGCGACAAGGTGCTGCAGGAGCTGGGACGTATCCTGCTGGAAACGGCCCGCGGGGAAGATTCCTGTGTGCGTTTCGGGGGCGATGAATTCTGTGTGGTTCTGGCTAATGCAACGGAAGAGGAAACCATACGGACCTACTGCCAGCGAGTGAAGAGCTTGCTGTCGGAACGCTACCCTGATGTGACTATCAGTATGGGAGTGACCCAGACAGGCCCCCATCAGTACGAAGACGCTGATACGCTGTTGCGACATGCAGATACCTGTATGTATTCGCAAAAAAACAGTAACAAGAATGGTCACCATAAAGCGGGGCCCGACAAAACGGATGTGTGCAGCGGATGAAGAAACTGAAAAACGAGAAAGAGCTGGTCAAGAAGGCCATTGCCCTGGGCGTGGACTATGCCGAAAAGCGGGGCGTGGTGGAGTTCGAGCCCACCGATTCTGCGTCGGAAAAACTGGAGTACATCTATCGGCTGCTGGTGCATGACAAGGTAATTCAGCCGTTGCCGGAAGATCAGGTGTCCCAGCCGTCCATTCAGCACAAGCTGGCTATCTGGGCGTCCAAGCAAAAGTAGCCAGGTATCGCTTGTTGCTTGCCGGTCTGTTATAAAAATCCTTGAACCCGATCTTGTGGGCATGGATTCGTACGCCCGAAGGAAGTGCCCCTCTTCAAAAGGACCTGATATGCGCCGCATTGCCCTGTTGGCTATCGCCAGTATTGTCTTGCTACTGACTGCCTGTGCCACCACCACCGAAACCCATTCCACCTGGCAAACCAAAACCGGTGAATCTCATCCCACCTTCCGGCATATGTATGTGCTGGTGCTGGCGGAAGACCCTGCGGTTGCCGCCACGGCAGAAAAACAGGTGCGCAAGAGCCTGAATCGCCGGGCCGTGGAGGCCACTCTGGCCAGTGAGACCCTGGGTGAGCGAGACACCGATCGGGAGGCGTTCCGT from Alcanivorax sp. includes the following:
- a CDS encoding FAD-dependent oxidoreductase — its product is MQPIVIIGSGLAGFNTVKEFRKLDKETPIVMLTSDDGRNYSKPMLSAGFTKEKTADDLCMATPEKVAEQFNVEVRTDVHVAEIDPSGKRVLLPDDHLDYSKLVLALGADTWTPPLEGDAVGDVFSVNDLMDYGKFRTALKGAKKVTILGGGLIGCEFANDLSNGGYEVTLVEPQGRCLPLLLPEPASAAVGRGLADLGVTFHFGPLAQAVNHHSDNNQLVTVLSDGTRIESDVVLSAIGLRPRIALAKEAGLATNRGIITDKTLQTSADDIYALGDCAEVQGHVLPYVLPLMASARALAKTLAGDTTAVSYGVMPVTIKTPACPVVVCPPADPENGEWEIQEDGNNVQALFRGKDGSLQGYALTGDAVKEKMKLNKELPPLMP
- a CDS encoding GGDEF domain-containing protein — translated: MQAALKTLLEQMRITELEVDYRKQLLDFTNRDIEVLVGCRPLISAHIDHIVDDFYRIQTSNPDIANLIGDADTLERLQCAQRRYIMDLFSGVYGMEYINNRLRIGLVHKRIGVEPKLYLSAVHLLRSLLLDCIDREGKEEGATPEVIRSLDKLIYFDVTLVFETYIQSMLAEIEAARNRTEEYARSLEDTVARRNGELRTDSLTGLTSRRYLHEELYRTLQSAQRRSEPVSMVFVDVDNFKKINDRKGHAHGDKVLQELGRILLETARGEDSCVRFGGDEFCVVLANATEEETIRTYCQRVKSLLSERYPDVTISMGVTQTGPHQYEDADTLLRHADTCMYSQKNSNKNGHHKAGPDKTDVCSG
- a CDS encoding DUF5062 family protein; this translates as MKKLKNEKELVKKAIALGVDYAEKRGVVEFEPTDSASEKLEYIYRLLVHDKVIQPLPEDQVSQPSIQHKLAIWASKQK